One segment of Macrotis lagotis isolate mMagLag1 chromosome 1, bilby.v1.9.chrom.fasta, whole genome shotgun sequence DNA contains the following:
- the GUCA2B gene encoding guanylate cyclase activator 2B, producing the protein MKVLTLSLVVAAMLLMLAQNTQSVFIQFGSLKVTLESVKSLEELGFSPQERSQHGASVVCNNPNLPSDLKPVCQNDRATLIFKALRNIAQDDCELCINVACTGCS; encoded by the exons ATGAAGGTCCTGACGCTTTCATTAGTTGTTGCTGCCATGCTCTTGATGCTGGCACAGAACACCCAGTCAGTCTTCATTCAG TTTGGGAGCCTCAAGGTGACCCTAGAGTCTGTGAAGAGCTTGGAAGAGCTAGGTTTCAGTCCCCAAGAGAGATCCCAGCATGGTGCATCTGTCGTGTGCAACAACCCAAACCTACCCTCTGACCTCAAGCCTGTCTGTCAGAATGATCGAGCTACCCTCATCTTCAAAGCCCTGA GAAACATTGCCCAGGATGACTGTGAACTCTGTATAAATGTGGCCTGCACAGGCTGCTCCTAA